AGAAAAAGGCTACATTGAAATTGGTATGGATCATTTTGCATTGAAAACAGATTCTTTATACAAAGCAATGAATACCAATAGCATTCATCGAAACTTTATGGGATATACTTCTTCTAAAACAGATTTAATGATTGGTTTAGGGGTATCTTCTATTAGTGATAGTTGGACTGCCTTCGCTCAAAATGAAAAAAATATAGGAGCCTACTACGAAGCTTTAGCAAATAATGAAATTCCAGTAGTCAAAGGACACATTTTAAATGAAGAAGATTTGATAATTAGAAAACATATCCTACATTTAATGTGTAATTTACAAACGGATTTAACTAGCGATTTACATTTGATTGATTTTACTCCTATGTTAGAGGAATTAAAAGAGATGGAAAATGACCAGCTAATTACCATTCAAAACAATGTAATTACCATCAACAAATTAGGCCGTGCCTTTGTACGCAACATTTGTATGGCGTTGGATTTGCGCTTACAACGCAATAAACCTGAACGCGCTTTATTTTCTATGACTATTTAAGCTATACTATGAATAAAAAAATTGAAAAAATAACCACCTATCTTGTTTTGTTGCTACTTGTATATGGCATTTATCAATTGGATATCGATCAATTATGGTCGATCCAAGTCAATTGGTTTTCCTTTTTAGCCTTTTTAGTTTTCTTCTGCTATTTGATATTTTCATTGAAGAAGGCTGCCAAACAACAAGATTTAGAAAAAGGAAAGTAAGTAATATAAGTAGCTTTGTGTCCTTAGGGCAAAGGATCTACTATTAAAATAACAAGACGACGATAAAAGCCTATTTTATCGTCGTTTTTTTTATTTCTAGCCTTATACGAATCGATTTATTCTTGTTTTTTTTTTTACTTTCGTTCTATAAAATTGAGATCAACATATCACCCTACTAAGCTTAAAAAGAGACTCTTTTGACACAAGAAAAGAAGAGAAAAACAAAAGCTACAGTTGGTAACTAATGTTGTATCGTATCAAAACAGCAAACATGAACAAAGCAACACCCTCGTTTATCTTTCCCATTCTTTCTATTGGATTTTTAGTTTGGCTTCTAGCTACTTTAGCATTTCGTTTCGCTGGACAATTCTTTTTCCTTACGGAGTCTCCTACAATTTTATCCATCTTGTATCTAATTGTCGTTCCTTCCATGATTTTCCTTTCTTTATTCACTTTTAAGAAATTCAATTTAATCGGATTTGAAAAAACAGCAGCAGGAATTCTTTTGGTATTACCAGGTATGCTTATCGATACATTTGCCATTCAGTTTTTCGAGGCAATCTTTCCCAATATGCCAGCAACGAGAGCTGCTTCTTTTGGTTCTTGGTTGATGTGGGCCTATTCTATCGTATTAGTAACGGCTATTATTAGTGGAGTTCGTCCAAAACAAGGATAACTAATTATGATTTAACATTGAATGTATACAAAAAAGGAGAGCGATTTCGCTCTCCTTTTCTTTTTATGTCTATATTTTAATACCATTCCATTAGAGAAATACCAATACCAATGGTGGTTTGATTCCAGTTGTAATCAATTAGTGACTCTCCGTATCCATTATTAACCACAAAGAAAGCCTTGAGATTGTTCTTAATAGGATACGTATAAGTCAACTCATGAAATCCTTTATAACGAGAATTCAAACGCATATTATTGCGTGTCATAAAGGTCAACACTTGTCCGTTATGTTGATAGGCAACAGTCAGCTCCCCCTTTCCATAATACTCTGTAATAAGTGCATTATCATCAGTCTTATTTTTTTCACCTAATC
The window above is part of the Myroides odoratus DSM 2801 genome. Proteins encoded here:
- a CDS encoding DUF5367 domain-containing protein, which encodes MNKATPSFIFPILSIGFLVWLLATLAFRFAGQFFFLTESPTILSILYLIVVPSMIFLSLFTFKKFNLIGFEKTAAGILLVLPGMLIDTFAIQFFEAIFPNMPATRAASFGSWLMWAYSIVLVTAIISGVRPKQG